A window of the Dongshaea marina genome harbors these coding sequences:
- a CDS encoding head GIN domain-containing protein: protein MKKRLLLIGSLMAAGSFLCTQAMAETVSLTKDIQGFSKISLNSAGEVILKQGDKDSVRVEIDNTLLPELEVSKSWNTLNLGLKHSDDYRQGSVKFYVTMKDISEISSRNSGTIDVVTDINTKDLELSLKNSGSIHSKDINAKGETEIELVNSGDISLGQLKTNQLELELANSGSIDIDKLVADSLKSSLENSGSISISGGSVNHQEISLRNSGSYKAKDLESNTAKVDLSGSGSIYANVKNEISVDISGSGDLYLSGKPSFKSISTSGSGSIHSM, encoded by the coding sequence ATGAAAAAACGATTGCTGCTGATAGGCTCGCTGATGGCGGCCGGCTCATTTCTCTGCACCCAAGCTATGGCCGAAACCGTGAGCCTCACCAAGGATATTCAGGGGTTTAGTAAAATCTCCCTGAACTCGGCCGGTGAGGTGATCCTCAAGCAGGGTGATAAAGACTCAGTCCGGGTAGAGATTGATAATACCCTGCTGCCTGAGCTGGAGGTTTCCAAGTCATGGAACACCCTCAACCTTGGCTTAAAGCACAGTGATGATTATCGGCAAGGCTCGGTAAAGTTCTATGTGACCATGAAAGATATCAGTGAGATCAGCTCCCGTAACTCGGGAACCATTGATGTGGTGACTGACATTAACACCAAGGATCTGGAACTCTCTTTGAAAAACAGTGGCTCGATTCATAGCAAGGATATCAATGCTAAAGGTGAGACAGAGATCGAGCTGGTGAACAGCGGAGATATCAGCCTGGGTCAGCTCAAGACCAATCAGCTCGAGCTTGAGCTTGCCAATAGCGGCAGCATAGATATTGATAAGCTTGTGGCAGATAGCCTTAAGTCCTCTCTGGAAAATAGCGGCTCCATCTCTATTTCGGGCGGCTCGGTCAACCACCAGGAGATCAGCCTGCGTAACTCCGGCAGCTATAAGGCGAAGGACCTTGAGTCGAACACGGCTAAAGTGGATCTCTCTGGCTCAGGAAGCATTTATGCCAATGTGAAAAATGAGATTTCGGTGGATATCTCGGGCAGCGGCGATCTCTACCTCTCAGGCAAGCCAAGTTTCAAATCTATTTCAACTTCGGGCTCTGGCAGTATCCACTCCATGTAA